In a single window of the Limnochorda sp. L945t genome:
- a CDS encoding DUF1256 domain-containing protein, with product MPWIGTVDSSHWTADFRLARLLEYVYARTGRGRPVVVVGMGLSLDGPGTIGPTVASELAKVHPYVFGQTGQPVARHNMAGVFFHITQEFPHSFVLVVDGTTGEAEEDGHVIAWSGMVEPDEEFLEARQALGAVVSGRPAFPTALDERQVPRTVTIGADLASLPVHVGLIGVVGPLVGSASAHERKLATTCDAIIDGILRFFYRTGQLI from the coding sequence ATGCCGTGGATCGGGACGGTGGATTCCAGTCACTGGACGGCGGACTTCCGGCTGGCCAGGCTGCTCGAGTACGTGTACGCCAGGACCGGCCGTGGGCGTCCGGTCGTCGTGGTGGGAATGGGCCTGTCGCTGGACGGGCCCGGCACCATTGGGCCCACCGTGGCTTCGGAGCTCGCCAAGGTGCATCCTTACGTCTTCGGCCAGACAGGTCAACCCGTCGCCCGCCACAACATGGCCGGTGTCTTCTTCCACATCACGCAGGAGTTCCCCCACTCGTTCGTGCTGGTGGTGGACGGGACCACGGGGGAGGCGGAAGAGGACGGGCATGTCATCGCATGGTCCGGCATGGTGGAGCCGGACGAGGAGTTCCTGGAGGCGCGCCAGGCGCTGGGGGCCGTGGTTTCGGGCCGCCCGGCCTTTCCTACGGCGCTCGACGAGCGCCAGGTGCCCAGGACCGTCACGATCGGAGCCGATCTCGCGTCGCTGCCCGTCCACGTCGGCCTCATCGGCGTGGTGGGGCCGCTGGTGGGGTCAGCGTCGGCGCACGAGCGCAAGCTGGCGACGACATGTGATGCCATCATCGATGGCATCCTTCGCTTTTTCTACAGGACGGGACAGCTTATCTGA
- a CDS encoding SCP2 sterol-binding domain-containing protein, translating into MASPAEYLETLARKINDNPQRAGISSGKFQFVLSGEGGGTWTLDVANGKASVQEGPSGGANVTIEMSVADFQEMTAGRLGPVAAYMSGRLRIQGDLGLAMRLQPLLA; encoded by the coding sequence GTGGCCTCACCGGCGGAGTATCTCGAGACCCTTGCCCGGAAGATCAACGACAACCCCCAGCGGGCGGGCATTTCGTCCGGGAAGTTCCAGTTCGTCCTCAGCGGAGAGGGCGGCGGCACCTGGACCCTTGACGTGGCGAACGGCAAGGCGTCCGTCCAGGAGGGGCCCTCCGGCGGGGCTAACGTGACCATCGAGATGAGCGTGGCCGACTTCCAGGAGATGACGGCCGGGCGATTGGGCCCCGTCGCCGCATACATGAGCGGCCGCCTGCGGATCCAGGGCGACCTGGGCCTGGCCATGCGCTTGCAGCCGCTTCTGGCGTGA
- a CDS encoding patatin-like phospholipase family protein: MGETTGGTPGAPVRLGLALGGGGARGLAHIGVVRAILRAGIPIHVLTGTSMGAIVAVAFALGDPERSGVLQKLEEGALRTPLAVAPGERETLMSRLRRLVAAERILTSNVLGWGSPLLGDVMPLLNQLTRGLRLEDAPIRVGVVATDLETGERVVLTEGNAALAAMASAALPMVFPPVRIGKRLLVDGGFVELVPVQAARELGADVVVAVDVSVEKAAASVKSGLEALIRAAAICSRHHTDAILEQADLILRPRFSVPIDTLDFDKSRQAIEAGLRAGREALPAVIDLVRRRAALTRRSRT, translated from the coding sequence ATGGGGGAGACGACGGGCGGCACGCCGGGCGCGCCCGTCCGGTTGGGCCTGGCGCTGGGCGGGGGCGGGGCCCGGGGCCTGGCTCACATCGGCGTGGTACGAGCCATCCTGCGCGCGGGCATCCCCATTCACGTGCTGACCGGGACGAGCATGGGCGCCATCGTGGCGGTGGCCTTCGCCCTGGGCGACCCCGAGCGCAGCGGCGTGTTGCAGAAGCTCGAGGAGGGGGCGTTGCGTACCCCGCTGGCCGTTGCGCCGGGGGAGCGGGAGACGCTCATGTCCCGCTTGCGCCGGCTGGTTGCGGCGGAGCGGATCCTGACCAGCAACGTCCTGGGGTGGGGAAGCCCCCTGCTCGGCGACGTCATGCCGTTGCTCAACCAGCTGACCCGCGGCTTGCGCCTCGAGGACGCTCCCATCCGGGTGGGGGTGGTGGCGACCGATCTCGAGACGGGCGAGCGGGTGGTGCTGACGGAGGGCAATGCGGCGTTGGCAGCCATGGCGAGCGCCGCATTGCCGATGGTCTTCCCGCCGGTGCGCATCGGCAAGCGCCTCTTGGTGGACGGCGGCTTCGTCGAGCTCGTGCCGGTGCAGGCGGCCCGGGAGCTCGGGGCCGACGTCGTGGTGGCGGTCGACGTGAGCGTGGAAAAAGCCGCTGCGTCGGTCAAAAGCGGCCTGGAGGCCCTCATCCGGGCGGCGGCCATCTGCTCCCGCCACCACACGGACGCCATCCTGGAGCAGGCCGACCTGATCTTGCGCCCTCGTTTCTCGGTACCGATCGACACGCTCGACTTCGACAAGTCCCGCCAGGCCATCGAGGCAGGGTTGAGAGCGGGCAGGGAAGCGCTCCCCGCCGTCATCGACCTGGTAAGGCGGCGGGCGGCCCTCACCCGCCGATCGCGTACATAG
- the moaA gene encoding GTP 3',8-cyclase MoaA translates to MPLVDRFGRTIRKLRISVTDRCNFRCVYCMPAGPIAWLPRHQLLTYEEITRLTGIMVGMGVEKVRLTGGEPLARRDIPRLVRLLSGIEGLHSISMTTNGYFLPPLAQELRQAGLTSVNISLDTLRRDRFLKITGRDYFDRVMEGIEAADAAGLPVKINAVVMRDFNDDEIGDFSRWAAETGHAVRFIEFMPLDGDQRWDRSRVVTAEEILARLADVGSVEPVHNDPSEPARLYRVGLPGARPAVIGIIPTVSQPFCRHCDRIRLTAEGRIRNCLFAVEEHDLRTLLRSGADDATLAEAIAQAVWIKWEGHLINRPEFRRPAKAMYAIGG, encoded by the coding sequence ATGCCGCTGGTAGACCGCTTCGGTCGGACCATCCGCAAGCTTCGGATATCGGTTACCGATCGCTGTAATTTCCGCTGCGTTTACTGCATGCCTGCCGGGCCCATCGCATGGCTGCCCCGCCACCAGCTCCTCACTTACGAGGAAATTACGCGTCTCACCGGGATCATGGTGGGCATGGGGGTGGAGAAGGTGCGGCTGACCGGGGGCGAACCGCTGGCGCGTCGCGACATCCCGCGCCTCGTCCGGCTCCTGTCCGGCATCGAAGGTCTGCACTCCATCAGCATGACGACCAACGGCTACTTCCTGCCGCCCCTGGCGCAGGAGCTGCGCCAGGCCGGCCTGACGAGCGTCAACATCAGCCTGGATACGCTACGCCGGGATCGCTTCCTGAAGATCACGGGCAGGGACTACTTCGATCGGGTCATGGAGGGCATCGAGGCGGCAGACGCGGCAGGGCTACCCGTCAAGATCAACGCGGTGGTCATGCGCGACTTCAACGACGACGAAATCGGCGACTTCTCCCGCTGGGCGGCCGAGACGGGTCATGCGGTGCGCTTCATCGAGTTCATGCCGCTGGACGGGGACCAGCGCTGGGATCGGAGCCGGGTCGTGACCGCGGAGGAGATCCTTGCCAGGCTGGCCGATGTCGGCAGCGTCGAGCCGGTGCACAACGACCCTTCGGAGCCCGCTCGGTTGTACCGGGTCGGCCTGCCCGGCGCCCGCCCGGCCGTCATCGGCATCATCCCCACCGTCTCCCAGCCGTTTTGCCGCCACTGCGATCGGATCCGGCTCACGGCGGAGGGGCGCATCCGCAACTGCCTGTTCGCGGTCGAGGAGCACGACCTGCGTACCCTGCTCCGCAGCGGCGCCGACGACGCTACCCTGGCGGAAGCCATCGCGCAGGCGGTCTGGATCAAGTGGGAGGGCCACTTGATTAACCGGCCGGAGTTCCGGCGGCCGGCGAAGGCTATGTACGCGATCGGCGGGTGA
- a CDS encoding M28 family metallopeptidase, whose protein sequence is MGVWEYLEGITRWPHRGSTSRFEQEAARWLEATLAGMGYRVRIQEFRAPAATLYAGPPLVGLIVVLMAALSLAAGASWVRAVAALVALAAVAVLIEEARLGSPALDLLLPRRPSQNVLADEPDRPDGERPPGGPQIVVVAHYDTQRGSWLFSPPMRPFLALFFRVAYGALALVLVGLMAGAVAGWVAPGWGAWRWIVGIGLGFSVVCLGFLALSGLFGRPVNGANDNGSGVAVALALARRWAGRGLPGVRLRFLFTGSEETGTRGMWAYLRAEGAARGDKAAQSKDEIFFVNVDNVGGGRLRALLNEGMLVPLGCGDRMRAVAERLAGPQTWSLWPRMLLLSTDGGPAVQHGYEALTFIGLEDGGGIPHYHWFSDIIQHVDRAHLERVSSAVALYVEALAADVGRDRG, encoded by the coding sequence GTGGGCGTGTGGGAATACCTGGAGGGCATCACGCGCTGGCCCCATCGGGGTTCGACCTCTCGTTTCGAGCAGGAAGCGGCGCGCTGGCTCGAAGCGACTCTGGCGGGGATGGGCTACCGCGTTCGGATTCAGGAGTTCCGGGCGCCGGCGGCGACGCTGTATGCCGGGCCGCCGCTGGTGGGGCTGATCGTGGTCTTGATGGCGGCGCTGTCGCTTGCGGCCGGCGCTTCCTGGGTGCGGGCCGTCGCCGCCCTGGTAGCCCTCGCGGCGGTGGCCGTTCTCATCGAGGAGGCCCGCCTGGGCAGCCCTGCCCTCGACCTGCTCCTGCCCCGGCGGCCGAGCCAGAACGTCCTGGCCGACGAGCCGGACCGGCCTGACGGGGAGAGGCCGCCCGGTGGTCCGCAGATCGTGGTGGTGGCGCACTACGATACCCAGCGAGGGAGCTGGCTCTTCTCGCCGCCCATGCGGCCGTTCCTGGCGCTCTTCTTCCGCGTCGCTTACGGGGCCCTGGCGCTGGTGCTGGTCGGGCTGATGGCCGGAGCGGTGGCGGGGTGGGTGGCGCCGGGCTGGGGCGCGTGGCGGTGGATCGTCGGGATCGGGCTCGGCTTCTCCGTGGTATGCCTGGGGTTCCTGGCTCTGTCGGGGCTTTTCGGCCGGCCCGTCAACGGGGCCAACGACAACGGTTCGGGGGTCGCGGTCGCCCTCGCCCTGGCCAGGCGTTGGGCCGGGCGGGGGCTTCCCGGGGTGAGGCTTCGTTTCCTTTTCACGGGCTCCGAGGAGACGGGCACCCGAGGGATGTGGGCGTACCTGCGGGCCGAGGGCGCCGCCAGAGGCGACAAGGCGGCGCAGAGCAAGGATGAGATTTTCTTCGTCAACGTGGACAACGTGGGAGGGGGGCGCCTGCGGGCCCTCCTCAACGAGGGCATGCTCGTGCCCCTGGGCTGCGGCGATCGCATGAGGGCCGTGGCCGAGCGGCTGGCCGGCCCGCAGACGTGGAGTCTGTGGCCGCGGATGCTGCTGCTCAGCACCGACGGCGGGCCGGCGGTGCAACACGGATACGAGGCGCTCACCTTCATCGGCCTGGAAGATGGGGGAGGGATCCCCCATTACCACTGGTTTTCTGATATCATCCAGCACGTGGACCGTGCTCACCTCGAACGCGTATCGTCGGCGGTCGCGTTGTACGTCGAGGCGCTTGCAGCCGATGTAGGTCGGGATAGGGGCTAA
- a CDS encoding ABC transporter ATP-binding protein — protein sequence MSEWAIRTDGLTKHYGRVRALEEIHLRVPAGRIYGFVGPNGSGKTTAIASVLGLIRPTRGSIEVLGVCQGSRDFPAALAQVGALVQAPAFYPYLSGRDNLRVLGSTRSMVSDRDIDEALSMVGLTERANDRYQFYSLGMRQRLAIALALIGHPRLVILDEPTNGLDPFGIQEVRQLIRGLGAQGLTVFLSSHLLYEVEQVCDEVGVIVQGRLVAQGPVEELLRTRGIRIRVSPGERHNGHPEGVDGHNGALARAAARLIEQLPWRPRVQVQGESVWVDAPPDKGAELTRVLASQGLWISELVPVRSTLEQYFMELATGRQAEGGVRS from the coding sequence TTGAGCGAGTGGGCCATCCGGACAGACGGTCTGACCAAGCACTACGGCAGGGTGCGAGCTCTCGAGGAGATCCACTTACGGGTACCGGCCGGCCGGATTTACGGATTCGTGGGGCCCAACGGATCCGGCAAGACGACGGCCATCGCCTCGGTGTTGGGGCTCATCCGCCCGACTCGGGGCTCGATCGAGGTCCTGGGGGTGTGCCAGGGCAGCCGGGACTTTCCGGCGGCACTGGCCCAGGTGGGAGCACTGGTCCAGGCGCCTGCTTTCTATCCCTACCTCTCGGGCCGCGACAACCTGCGGGTGCTGGGATCGACGCGGTCGATGGTCTCCGACCGCGACATCGACGAGGCGCTGTCCATGGTGGGCCTCACCGAGCGGGCCAACGACCGCTACCAGTTCTACTCGCTGGGGATGCGCCAGCGGCTGGCGATCGCCCTCGCCCTCATCGGGCATCCTCGACTGGTCATCCTGGACGAGCCCACCAACGGCCTCGATCCCTTCGGCATCCAGGAGGTCCGGCAGCTCATCCGGGGTCTGGGCGCGCAGGGGTTGACGGTGTTCTTGTCGAGCCACCTCCTGTACGAGGTGGAGCAGGTGTGCGACGAGGTCGGGGTGATCGTCCAGGGGCGCCTGGTGGCTCAGGGGCCCGTGGAGGAGCTGCTGCGGACCCGGGGCATCCGGATCCGGGTCAGCCCCGGGGAGCGCCACAACGGGCATCCGGAGGGTGTGGACGGCCACAACGGGGCACTGGCCAGGGCGGCGGCCCGCCTCATCGAGCAACTGCCCTGGCGGCCGCGAGTGCAGGTGCAGGGGGAGAGCGTCTGGGTGGACGCCCCACCCGACAAAGGCGCCGAACTGACCCGGGTGCTGGCCTCTCAGGGCCTCTGGATCAGTGAGCTCGTGCCCGTCCGCAGCACGCTGGAACAGTATTTCATGGAACTTGCTACCGGCCGCCAGGCCGAGGGCGGGGTGCGCTCGTGA
- a CDS encoding LAGLIDADG family homing endonuclease, with protein MEAESRSYRWGPVQELIFLDRYSPKAARDEIAVGDIVVVMTSDDRRHPAKEVGVVEAVEGGEVVVRLKVSGEVIRRPLSRCDKPVETRPEQMWDRLARAAAKVEAPELREKLRDEFRWLLDGFRFVPGGRINLLLGSGQNLTAYNCYVIPVRGRTPDVPADSRHAIIDTLGNMVETMARGGGVGINLSVLRPHLASVKGVNGKSSGSVSWGALFSFATGLVEQGGSRRGALMLILNVWHPDIVEFINAKRDFSAITNANISVGITEEFEQALEQDAQWELVFPETTDPDYDRVWDGDLKKWKAMGKPVRVYQRVRARDLFRQIVESAWASAEPGFVRLDYANKMSNSWYYAPLISTNPCFAGSVRLATSKGYLTFEELYHSEEPLQVLTDARVRAVAMAPVAGNSRGRISAQALRQLPTGVEVRPAVHVFLTRRNAPVFRLKTVHGYEVIATADHRFLTPAGWVELKDLTPGQTLFLQSGPGAWSDERRLPPWIIDEPAVLGKLNARIRRGDAHPPEEWSAELGQVLGWLTGDGYTYDDNGKPVVTLVFGPGERARLPRFRELLKSWFGVSGNVTTRNHTAALQLEGIPARFFRNLGMRPVKASEKRVPDSIWRAPKDAVVGFLQGLFTSDGTVNISCHGKSCSIRLTSSSEQLLKDVQLLLLNLGIVSRVYKRRDAAKRPLPGSDRSPACYPVQSQWELVLDKENRDRFARSIGFLEVEKQKKVRRYIESKLRETHLERFVTKVASVEPAGFEDVYDTTEPVTHSIIANGLVAHQCAEQPLPAWGVCLLGHLNLARFVENGEVKWAELGKAARLGVRFLDNVIDITPYFFEENERQQKMERRVGMGTMGLAEMLIHLGIRYGSPEAIAFVDRLYGFISREAYLASVELAKEKGPFPAFDAEKYLQSGFMKTMPEDVREAIRAHGIRNVTLLTQAPTGTTGTMAATSTGIEPYYAWSYWRQGRLGRKEIFEPVVQEYLDAHPELGGDVKRLPPYFVTALELTPEEHVRMQAAIQRWVDSALSKTANLPSHYTVDQTLELYELAIKLGCKGVTIYRDKSRDEQVLVAKDEGTPGSEQTGVTSEQVASVRREAATSGSPLDVEPRAVIGEVPEEVEGFTYRQKTLVGTARVVVNEYPKGQPFETIIVLGKGGMDITADAEAIGRLISLYLRTPSPISNLEKLALVVEQLRNIGGAQPFGFGPNKVLSMPDALAKALERYLHTRRHEPGEEGSREKREELPPASTGKGQHGPSEPGASSGRHEGSGAKAESTLSASGAAGSGTNPGGPERAAGGPATRDAAARERPGQGSDAPAMTLSHRPGDLHAAEEPLHRNGHRHATAGADICPMCGQAQYVRIEGCGYCQNCGYSRC; from the coding sequence ATGGAGGCCGAGTCCAGGAGCTATCGCTGGGGACCCGTGCAAGAGCTCATCTTCCTCGATCGCTACAGCCCGAAAGCTGCCCGAGACGAGATCGCGGTGGGCGACATTGTCGTGGTCATGACCAGCGACGACCGGCGCCACCCTGCCAAGGAGGTAGGGGTCGTCGAGGCGGTGGAGGGCGGCGAGGTCGTCGTGCGCCTCAAGGTGAGCGGCGAGGTGATCCGCCGTCCCTTGAGCCGGTGCGACAAGCCCGTCGAGACCCGACCGGAGCAGATGTGGGACCGGCTGGCCCGGGCGGCCGCGAAAGTCGAGGCGCCCGAGCTGCGGGAGAAGCTACGGGACGAGTTCCGGTGGCTCCTGGACGGGTTCCGTTTCGTGCCCGGCGGGCGCATCAACCTGCTGCTCGGCTCGGGGCAAAACCTGACCGCGTACAACTGCTACGTCATCCCCGTGCGGGGCCGCACGCCGGATGTGCCGGCCGACTCGCGCCACGCCATCATCGACACGCTGGGCAACATGGTGGAGACCATGGCCCGCGGCGGCGGGGTCGGGATCAACCTCTCCGTGCTGCGGCCGCATCTTGCGTCCGTGAAGGGCGTCAACGGCAAATCGTCGGGATCGGTCTCGTGGGGAGCCCTCTTCAGCTTCGCCACGGGGCTGGTGGAGCAGGGAGGCAGTCGCAGGGGCGCGTTGATGCTCATCCTCAACGTCTGGCACCCCGACATCGTCGAGTTCATCAATGCCAAGCGCGACTTCTCTGCCATCACCAATGCCAACATCAGCGTCGGCATTACGGAGGAGTTCGAGCAGGCACTGGAGCAGGACGCGCAGTGGGAGCTGGTGTTCCCCGAGACGACCGACCCCGACTACGACCGGGTGTGGGACGGCGATTTGAAGAAGTGGAAGGCCATGGGCAAGCCCGTGCGGGTGTACCAGCGGGTGCGGGCCCGGGACCTCTTCCGCCAGATCGTCGAGTCGGCGTGGGCCTCGGCAGAGCCGGGCTTCGTCCGGCTCGACTACGCCAACAAGATGTCCAACTCGTGGTATTATGCGCCGCTCATCTCCACGAACCCCTGCTTTGCGGGGTCCGTGCGCCTTGCCACGTCGAAGGGATACCTGACGTTCGAGGAGCTCTACCACAGCGAGGAGCCCCTACAGGTTCTGACGGATGCCAGGGTGCGGGCCGTGGCCATGGCTCCAGTGGCAGGCAATTCCCGGGGCCGGATATCGGCCCAAGCGTTGAGGCAACTGCCCACAGGCGTCGAGGTTCGCCCAGCGGTTCACGTCTTCCTTACCCGTCGCAACGCGCCGGTGTTTCGGTTGAAGACCGTTCACGGGTACGAGGTGATCGCCACTGCCGATCATAGGTTCCTGACCCCGGCCGGTTGGGTCGAGCTGAAAGACCTGACTCCTGGCCAAACCCTCTTTCTGCAATCGGGACCGGGCGCGTGGTCCGACGAGCGCCGCTTGCCGCCCTGGATTATCGATGAGCCGGCTGTACTGGGCAAGCTAAATGCTCGAATTCGTCGAGGCGACGCCCATCCACCTGAGGAATGGAGCGCCGAGTTAGGTCAAGTACTTGGTTGGTTAACTGGAGACGGTTATACGTACGACGACAATGGCAAGCCTGTTGTGACATTGGTCTTTGGCCCTGGAGAACGGGCTCGTCTACCCCGCTTTAGAGAGTTGCTCAAGTCGTGGTTTGGAGTCAGTGGAAACGTTACGACCCGTAATCACACGGCGGCTTTGCAGCTCGAGGGGATACCCGCACGTTTCTTCAGGAATCTAGGCATGAGGCCTGTCAAGGCAAGTGAAAAGAGGGTACCAGACTCGATCTGGCGGGCACCCAAAGACGCGGTCGTCGGATTTTTGCAGGGGCTGTTCACGAGTGATGGCACGGTCAACATCTCATGTCACGGGAAATCGTGCTCAATTCGGCTGACCAGCAGCTCAGAGCAGCTTCTCAAGGACGTGCAGTTGCTCCTCCTCAATCTGGGGATCGTCTCACGGGTCTATAAGCGCCGTGATGCGGCGAAACGACCCCTCCCGGGCAGCGATAGGAGTCCTGCGTGCTATCCGGTTCAATCACAGTGGGAGCTTGTTCTGGACAAGGAAAACAGGGATCGCTTTGCCCGATCCATCGGCTTCCTGGAGGTGGAGAAGCAGAAGAAGGTCCGTCGCTATATTGAATCGAAGTTGCGGGAAACTCATTTGGAACGATTTGTGACGAAGGTAGCGTCAGTGGAGCCTGCTGGCTTCGAGGACGTCTATGATACAACGGAGCCGGTGACTCATTCAATCATCGCGAATGGCCTTGTTGCCCATCAGTGCGCGGAACAGCCGCTTCCGGCATGGGGCGTCTGCCTTCTGGGGCACCTCAATCTGGCGCGGTTTGTTGAAAACGGGGAAGTCAAATGGGCAGAACTGGGCAAGGCCGCCAGGCTGGGCGTACGGTTCCTCGACAACGTCATCGACATCACTCCGTATTTCTTCGAGGAGAATGAACGCCAGCAAAAGATGGAGCGCCGGGTCGGCATGGGCACGATGGGCCTGGCGGAGATGCTGATTCATCTGGGCATTCGCTACGGGAGCCCGGAGGCGATCGCGTTCGTCGACCGGCTGTACGGCTTCATCAGCCGGGAGGCGTACCTGGCCTCGGTGGAGCTGGCGAAGGAGAAGGGCCCCTTCCCGGCCTTCGACGCGGAGAAGTACCTGCAGTCGGGCTTCATGAAGACGATGCCTGAGGACGTACGGGAGGCGATCCGGGCGCACGGGATCCGAAACGTCACGCTCCTCACCCAGGCGCCTACCGGGACGACCGGCACCATGGCAGCCACTTCTACGGGCATCGAGCCGTATTACGCCTGGTCCTACTGGCGTCAGGGGCGGCTCGGGCGGAAGGAGATCTTCGAGCCGGTCGTGCAGGAGTACCTCGACGCTCACCCCGAGCTCGGGGGTGACGTGAAGAGGCTGCCGCCCTACTTCGTCACGGCTCTCGAACTGACGCCCGAGGAGCACGTCCGGATGCAGGCGGCGATCCAACGGTGGGTGGACAGTGCCCTGAGCAAGACGGCCAATTTACCGTCCCACTATACCGTGGACCAGACGCTCGAGCTGTACGAGCTCGCCATCAAGCTGGGCTGCAAGGGCGTGACCATCTACCGGGACAAGTCGCGCGACGAGCAGGTACTGGTCGCCAAAGACGAGGGCACCCCCGGCTCGGAGCAGACGGGCGTGACGTCGGAGCAGGTGGCGAGCGTGCGGCGGGAAGCCGCGACTTCGGGCTCTCCGCTGGACGTGGAGCCCAGGGCCGTCATCGGCGAGGTGCCGGAAGAGGTGGAGGGTTTCACGTACCGGCAAAAGACGCTGGTCGGTACGGCCCGGGTGGTGGTCAACGAGTACCCGAAGGGGCAGCCGTTCGAGACCATCATCGTATTGGGCAAAGGCGGCATGGACATCACCGCGGACGCCGAGGCCATCGGCCGGCTCATCTCGCTTTACCTGCGCACTCCCAGCCCCATCAGCAACCTGGAGAAGCTGGCGCTGGTAGTCGAGCAGCTGCGCAACATCGGTGGGGCACAGCCGTTCGGCTTCGGCCCCAACAAGGTGCTTTCCATGCCGGATGCGCTGGCCAAGGCCCTGGAGCGCTACCTGCATACGCGGCGACACGAGCCCGGCGAAGAGGGCTCGAGAGAAAAAAGAGAAGAGCTGCCACCGGCATCCACCGGTAAGGGACAGCATGGCCCTTCCGAGCCGGGCGCGTCCTCCGGGCGGCACGAGGGTAGCGGGGCCAAGGCGGAAAGCACCCTCTCTGCCTCTGGTGCTGCCGGCTCAGGGACCAACCCTGGAGGCCCTGAGCGGGCAGCCGGCGGCCCGGCCACGCGGGATGCCGCGGCACGAGAAAGGCCCGGCCAGGGTAGCGATGCGCCGGCGATGACCCTCTCGCACCGGCCCGGGGACTTGCATGCGGCCGAGGAGCCCCTCCACCGCAACGGCCACCGCCATGCGACGGCAGGGGCGGACATCTGCCCCATGTGCGGCCAGGCCCAGTACGTGCGGATCGAAGGGTGTGGCTATTGCCAGAACTGCGGCTACTCCCGGTGCTGA